A stretch of the Candidatus Gracilibacteria bacterium genome encodes the following:
- a CDS encoding DUF1295 domain-containing protein, protein MSEVLIFLVISYIILYVVSLKLRDNSIVDVFWGFGFVAIAWITLIGNDTYILPQVLLTLLITGWGVRLTLNILSKKLPYKGEDRRYARWRKQWTYFKLRSFFQVYVLQGVLMFIISLPIIFLNTQSGFETNFALTLIGGLLALFGLLYESRADAELAGFIKNKKDGDILISGLRAFHRFPQYFGESVFWFGICIIASQISILVFVSWILITLLVRFVSGVPPMEEHYKDSAKYQKYSTHTPIFFPRWGKAFCIK, encoded by the coding sequence ATGTCTGAAGTTCTTATTTTTCTCGTCATATCTTATATTATTCTTTATGTAGTATCCCTTAAACTGAGAGATAACTCAATAGTAGATGTATTTTGGGGTTTTTGATTTGTTGCAATAGCCTGGATTACTCTTATTTGAAATGATACATACATTCTTCCTCAAGTCTTACTTACGCTCCTTATAACTGGATGGTGAGTGCGATTAACTTTGAATATCTTATCTAAAAAACTTCCATATAAATGAGAAGATAGACGATACGCGAGATGGAGAAAACAATGGACATACTTTAAACTAAGAAGTTTCTTTCAAGTATATGTGCTTCAAGGGGTTCTCATGTTTATCATTTCTCTTCCGATAATATTTTTAAATACTCAAAGTTGATTTGAAACTAACTTTGCTCTTACACTTATTGGATGACTTTTAGCTCTATTTTGACTTTTATATGAATCCAGAGCAGATGCTGAACTTGCTTGATTTATAAAAAATAAAAAGGATTGAGATATTCTTATTTCTGGTCTTAGAGCATTTCATAGGTTCCCACAGTACTTCTGAGAATCAGTATTTTGGTTTGGGATTTGTATTATAGCTTCTCAAATAAGTATTCTCGTATTTGTATCTTGGATACTGATTACTTTACTAGTTCGATTTGTTTCTGGTGTACCTCCAATGGAAGAGCATTATAAAGATAGTGCGAAATACCAAAAATATTCAACTCACACTCCAATATTTTTTCCAAGATGGGGAAAAGCGTTTTGTATAAAATAA
- a CDS encoding CsbD family protein yields the protein MNWDIVEGKWEQAKGHIRKKFNELTDDEIDEAKADGQILSGKLQEKYGWTKEEADDKVNDIQDEISKM from the coding sequence ATGAATTGGGATATCGTAGAAGGAAAATGGGAACAAGCTAAAGGACACATTAGAAAAAAATTTAATGAACTTACAGACGACGAAATAGATGAAGCAAAAGCTGATGGACAAATTCTATCAGGTAAACTCCAAGAAAAATACGGTTGGACAAAAGAAGAAGCTGATGATAAGGTTAATGATATTCAAGATGAAATTTCAAAAATGTAA
- a CDS encoding DUF2256 domain-containing protein, with protein sequence MKILDRGQIKEAKLCKICQKPFTIRKKWKHTFDEVLYCSERCKRNKKT encoded by the coding sequence ATGAAAATATTAGACCGATGACAAATAAAAGAGGCAAAGTTATGCAAAATATGTCAAAAGCCATTTACGATTCGTAAAAAATGGAAGCATACTTTTGATGAAGTCTTATACTGTAGCGAGAGGTGTAAAAGAAATAAAAAGACTTAG
- a CDS encoding arylesterase — translation MKIFLLLGFLGLLLSSCLNSNETSMIQNNEDNISEITQDKQVIIALGDSLTAGYGLDISESYPSKLQQLLSQDGYNYKLVNAGVSGDTSQNLLNRANLYLDQNPDIVLLMIGGNDGLRGQSVDDLKKNIQSIIDMYSGESEIVLGGMEIPANFGLSYTREFKKMYFDIAKENKDIYFLESFLKDVGGVTSLNQGDRIHPTSAGYDIIAQNLYEFLQDEEILQK, via the coding sequence ATGAAAATATTCCTATTGCTTTGATTTCTCTGACTCTTACTCAGTTCATGTTTAAATTCAAATGAAACATCTATGATTCAAAATAACGAAGATAATATCTCTGAAATAACTCAAGATAAACAAGTTATAATTGCACTATGAGACAGTCTCACTGCTTGATATTGACTTGATATTTCTGAAAGTTACCCGAGTAAATTACAGCAACTCTTATCTCAAGATTGATACAATTATAAGCTTGTCAATGCGTGAGTGAGTGGAGATACCTCTCAAAACTTACTCAATCGAGCAAATCTGTATCTTGACCAAAATCCCGATATAGTATTACTGATGATTGGATGAAATGATGGACTGAGAGGACAATCGGTTGATGATTTGAAAAAGAATATTCAGAGTATAATAGATATGTATTCGTGAGAGTCTGAGATTGTTTTATGAGGAATGGAAATTCCTGCTAATTTTTGATTAAGTTATACCAGAGAGTTCAAAAAGATGTATTTTGATATAGCAAAGGAAAATAAAGACATATACTTTTTAGAATCATTTCTCAAAGATGTATGATGAGTAACTTCATTGAATCAAGGAGATAGAATACATCCAACAAGTGCATGATACGATATAATAGCTCAAAATCTCTATGAGTTTTTACAAGACGAGGAAATACTTCAAAAATAA
- a CDS encoding ABC transporter ATP-binding protein: MIEIQKLEKHFSVAGERVDIFKDADFNLGDGDFIAIVGPSGSGKSTFLNILSGIDREYTGSVTIDKNNISKLSDASMTRFRGQNISYIFQNFKLIENLTVKENIDLIVDLNKLERNFSTKEILTIVGLENKINSYVYNLSGGESQRVAIARAFVGKTKLLLADEPTGALDIVNKKIVMELIVRLQKQIGNTIVLITHDDEVAELAEKIYRVHDGKLELT, translated from the coding sequence ATGATAGAAATACAAAAATTGGAAAAACACTTCTCTGTTGCAGGGGAACGTGTAGATATATTTAAAGATGCTGACTTTAATCTTTGAGATGGAGATTTTATTGCTATTGTTTGACCAAGCTGAAGTGGAAAATCTACTTTTTTAAATATTCTCTCATGAATCGACAGAGAATATACTTGAAGTGTTACAATCGATAAAAATAATATATCAAAACTGAGTGACGCTTCAATGACTCGTTTTAGAGGACAAAATATTTCTTATATTTTTCAAAACTTTAAACTCATTGAAAACTTAACTGTGAAAGAGAATATAGATCTAATTGTTGATTTAAATAAACTGGAAAGAAACTTTAGTACGAAGGAAATACTTACCATAGTTGGGCTTGAAAACAAAATAAACTCGTATGTATACAATCTCAGTTGAGGAGAGTCTCAAAGAGTTGCGATAGCTCGAGCCTTTGTTTGAAAAACAAAACTTTTACTTGCTGATGAGCCAACTTGAGCTCTTGATATTGTAAACAAAAAAATAGTTATGGAACTCATTGTCCGATTACAAAAACAAATATGAAATACGATTGTCCTGATTACGCATGATGATGAAGTAGCAGAACTTGCTGAAAAAATATATAGAGTACACGATTGAAAACTAGAACTCACATAA
- a CDS encoding DNA topoisomerase IB — protein sequence MVEKIEILKNLYTDYEACASKFGLKYCEDTSDWIVRKRAGKGFYYKDTHKNKIDDSKVLTYIKDLVIPPKWEETFISPDPKNHMLAIGFDEKGRKQYIYNEDWSHARNLIKSYKMILFGNTLRDIRKQAGTDIKSKNYSFEKVMATLLTVLDDTVIRIGDNYYYEENETVGLTTMHQCHLDIKTGVAQLEFQGKSGKEHTIKIKKKKIVTALTALKNHKQENLFSYKQDGEWHELDATKVNCYLHEYGSDLISAKDFRTWHATRIVFKKLIAETQKKDFKKLSDTKRNKILLESFDLAAHKLGNTRTVIKNSYVHGDMADTFRDKKFSDFFHEIESTRKKKYLSKTESQLLAFLEFLFQENFAL from the coding sequence ATGGTCGAAAAAATCGAAATACTCAAGAACTTATATACAGACTACGAAGCCTGTGCGAGTAAATTTTGACTCAAGTATTGTGAAGATACCAGTGATTGGATTGTCAGAAAAAGAGCAGGTAAGGGCTTTTACTATAAGGATACACATAAAAATAAAATAGATGATTCCAAAGTTTTAACATATATTAAGGATCTGGTAATTCCACCAAAGTGGGAAGAGACTTTTATTAGCCCCGACCCTAAAAATCATATGTTGGCCATTGGTTTTGATGAGAAATGAAGAAAACAATATATCTACAACGAGGATTGGTCGCATGCACGTAATCTTATCAAATCATATAAAATGATACTGTTTTGAAATACTCTACGAGATATACGTAAACAAGCATGAACAGATATAAAATCTAAAAACTATAGTTTTGAAAAAGTTATGGCTACGCTTCTAACGGTACTTGATGATACGGTTATTAGGATAGGGGATAATTATTATTATGAAGAAAACGAAACAGTATGACTTACTACAATGCATCAGTGTCATTTGGATATTAAAACGTGAGTTGCACAATTAGAGTTTCAGTGAAAATCAGGGAAGGAACATACTATCAAAATTAAAAAAAAGAAAATTGTAACAGCACTCACAGCTCTTAAAAACCACAAGCAGGAAAATCTATTTTCATATAAACAAGATTGAGAGTGGCATGAACTTGATGCTACGAAAGTAAACTGTTATCTCCATGAATATGGTTCTGACCTCATCTCTGCAAAAGACTTCAGGACTTGGCATGCTACAAGAATTGTTTTTAAAAAACTCATAGCTGAGACTCAAAAAAAGGATTTTAAAAAACTCAGTGATACGAAACGAAATAAAATACTTCTCGAAAGTTTTGATCTTGCAGCTCATAAGCTATGAAATACGAGAACTGTAATAAAAAATAGTTATGTACACGGAGATATGGCTGATACATTTCGAGATAAAAAATTTTCTGATTTTTTTCATGAAATTGAATCAACTCGAAAAAAGAAATATTTGTCAAAAACAGAATCCCAACTTTTAGCTTTTTTAGAATTTTTATTTCAAGAAAATTTTGCACTTTAA
- a CDS encoding DUF2177 family protein: MDILKIILTFAVGYGVILIGDAIFLGRVMHQFIIDKFGPLVESSNGSINMNLGVGLAAWFVIVMMIYVFVLKSGYAVSYGSIALGGAIMGFLMYSMYDLTNLTFLKDYPVSFVITDIAWGTFLCSAIAVAMYAFSIWINKVI; encoded by the coding sequence ATGGATATCTTGAAAATAATCCTAACTTTTGCAGTTGGGTACGGAGTTATCCTTATTGGTGATGCTATATTTTTGGGGAGGGTGATGCATCAATTTATTATCGATAAGTTTGGTCCATTAGTTGAATCCTCCAATGGAAGTATCAATATGAATCTTGGAGTAGGACTTGCTGCGTGGTTTGTGATCGTGATGATGATATATGTTTTTGTACTCAAATCTGGATATGCAGTGTCATATTGAAGTATTGCATTGTGATGAGCAATAATGTGATTTTTGATGTACTCGATGTATGACCTCACAAATCTTACTTTTTTGAAAGATTATCCAGTAAGTTTTGTTATTACAGATATAGCGTGGGGAACTTTTCTTTGTTCAGCTATTGCTGTTGCTATGTACGCGTTTTCTATTTGGATAAATAAAGTAATCTAA
- a CDS encoding efflux RND transporter permease subunit codes for MKKIKPGFFTFWVENYKTSFLLLFLIILIGVASVIVIPKESSPDIKFGIISIATLYTGVNPQDIDSLITEKIENEIEDIDGVSKITSTSSVGLSSVTVEFENGINTRDALTDIKDAVDSLTLPTDAEDPIVQEISTKNELLFDALLYGPSEEYDIFTLTSLAIEMKNELEGKGGIASIDIGGASTNPLGGSSSGESEYEIQVLVSKAKLDNLNLSLGSIVSSIRTFNKNTPLGNYTIGDLEYDFRIEGELSDIKDLENIIVSGDGVSRVRLGDIATFQKEYPNQGIKSLGFYEKTGQNYVALSFNKQSGDNVFSVSKTAKAVLQDYIQTQPEFKELQVKYSQDLAETIIEDYKNLANTAIQTLVLVFVVIFLFVGLRESLITSILLPLSFFITFAVLNIIGISLNFLTNFSLVLTLGIAIDTIIVIIEGASERQKLGYSRKTAVILAVQDLKSPLISGTATTLVAFLPLIFLPGIVGKFLSFIPITVFATLVAALVLSLTLASALFYKLAAKKKIYHSDPAHEESLSDEEKAFLLEERVGKTERKDDKKNRREIVLEKISNGYFYVLGKFIHNKFSRLMAIAIPFVLLVLSFVFLSPSIGFTLFPASDEGIININIEAQTGTDEKSLEKFIPQIENTISSFPELKVYYVTVKGNSMSVYVELTDAIQREDDGLRDVFEVEEEILAGLDSLVSAGLKVEIATQANGPPTGAPVGVKLNAASSNDIGILKEVANDFKEYLVGVAGTKNVSVSSKDNPGQFVYRFDTQKLSFSGLTPDDITGGLRANLSGLSAGTIASQYEDNEIKVQIAEYKDSVSPTDIQNIIISTAQGQVRVGDYLDYSFEPALSSINRLDGKINISVESELENGTLPTDVQPLLEDFAASYNFPSGVSYSSGGENSENAALIQATVFSFFISLFLIFSILVLQFNSYTQPAIILYSVILALLGVNIGLFATGNPYSMTFGIGFIALTGVVVNDAIILIDRINRNLDRLNSNFAPGTLVLEDYVKGLVEAGKSRLQPIIVTTLTTVFGVLPLALQDPFWAGLGFTIIFGLVAGSAMTLFVIPALYYTIYLKKKMREGEIKIEE; via the coding sequence ATGAAAAAAATAAAACCAGGATTTTTTACTTTTTGGGTTGAAAATTATAAGACATCATTTTTACTTCTTTTTCTCATTATTCTTATTTGAGTTGCGTCTGTAATTGTAATTCCAAAAGAATCAAGCCCAGATATTAAGTTTGGTATCATATCTATTGCTACATTGTATACTGGAGTGAATCCTCAAGATATAGATAGTCTCATAACTGAAAAGATTGAAAATGAGATAGAGGATATAGATGGAGTGAGTAAAATAACTTCAACTTCTTCTGTTTGACTGAGTAGTGTTACAGTTGAGTTTGAAAACTGAATCAATACGAGAGACGCACTGACAGATATTAAGGATGCGGTTGATAGTCTCACTCTGCCTACTGACGCTGAAGATCCTATCGTTCAAGAAATATCTACCAAGAATGAGCTTCTATTTGATGCTCTCTTATATGGACCGAGTGAAGAGTATGATATTTTCACTCTCACATCTCTTGCTATAGAGATGAAAAATGAATTAGAAGGAAAGTGATGAATAGCTTCTATAGATATTTGATGAGCGAGTACAAATCCACTCTGAGGATCTTCATCGTGAGAGAGTGAATATGAGATTCAAGTACTTGTATCAAAAGCGAAGCTTGATAATTTGAACCTGAGTCTTTGAAGTATAGTTTCATCTATCCGTACCTTCAATAAAAATACACCACTTTGAAATTATACTATTTGAGATTTAGAATATGACTTTCGTATAGAAGGAGAACTATCGGATATTAAAGATTTAGAAAATATTATTGTTTCAGGTGACTGAGTTTCGAGAGTCAGACTTTGAGATATTGCGACATTTCAAAAAGAATATCCAAATCAATGAATTAAAAGCCTTTGATTCTATGAAAAAACAGGTCAAAACTATGTAGCACTCTCATTTAATAAACAATCTGGGGATAATGTTTTTTCTGTATCCAAGACTGCAAAGGCAGTGTTACAAGATTATATACAAACACAGCCAGAATTTAAGGAATTGCAAGTTAAATATTCCCAAGATCTCGCTGAAACAATAATTGAGGATTATAAAAACCTTGCTAATACAGCCATTCAAACTCTCGTATTAGTCTTTGTTGTCATATTTCTCTTTGTAGGTTTGAGAGAATCACTTATAACAAGTATACTTCTCCCACTTTCATTTTTTATCACATTTGCAGTACTCAATATCATTGGGATTTCTCTAAACTTTTTGACAAATTTTTCACTCGTTCTCACTCTTTGAATAGCTATTGATACTATTATTGTAATTATAGAATGAGCTTCAGAGCGACAAAAACTGTGATATAGTAGGAAAACTGCAGTCATTCTCGCTGTGCAGGATCTCAAGTCACCACTTATAAGTGGTACTGCAACAACACTCGTTGCTTTTCTCCCCCTTATTTTTCTCCCTGGAATAGTAGGGAAATTTCTCTCATTTATTCCCATAACTGTTTTTGCAACACTTGTTGCTGCTCTAGTACTTTCTCTTACACTGGCTTCTGCATTATTTTATAAGCTGGCTGCCAAGAAAAAGATTTATCATAGTGATCCAGCTCATGAAGAATCACTTTCTGATGAAGAAAAAGCATTTTTACTCGAAGAAAGAGTATGAAAAACAGAAAGGAAAGATGATAAAAAAAATAGAAGAGAAATAGTTCTTGAAAAAATCTCAAACGGATATTTCTATGTTTTAGGAAAATTTATACACAATAAATTTTCGAGACTTATGGCTATTGCGATTCCATTTGTATTACTTGTGCTAAGTTTTGTGTTTCTTTCACCATCAATTTGATTCACACTTTTCCCAGCTTCTGATGAGGGAATTATTAATATAAATATAGAAGCTCAAACGTGAACAGATGAAAAGTCACTTGAAAAATTTATTCCTCAAATAGAAAATACTATCTCGTCTTTTCCTGAGCTCAAAGTATATTATGTTACTGTGAAAGGGAATAGTATGTCAGTGTATGTAGAGCTTACAGATGCAATTCAAAGAGAGGATGATTGACTCAGAGATGTGTTTGAAGTAGAAGAGGAAATTCTTGCTGGCCTTGACTCACTCGTTTCAGCCTGACTCAAAGTTGAAATAGCAACTCAAGCGAATGGTCCTCCTACGTGAGCTCCAGTTTGAGTGAAGCTAAACGCAGCAAGCAGTAATGACATTTGAATCCTCAAAGAAGTTGCCAATGACTTTAAAGAGTATCTGGTTGGAGTTGCTGGAACAAAAAATGTTTCTGTTTCATCAAAAGACAATCCAGGTCAATTTGTATATCGATTTGATACACAAAAACTCTCTTTTTCTTGACTGACTCCTGATGATATAACAGGGTGACTTCGAGCTAATCTTTCCTGACTGAGTGCTGGAACCATAGCATCACAGTATGAGGATAATGAAATCAAGGTTCAAATTGCTGAATATAAAGACTCTGTGAGTCCTACAGATATTCAAAATATTATAATATCTACAGCTCAGTGACAAGTACGAGTAGGAGACTATCTCGATTATTCTTTTGAGCCAGCTCTTTCTAGTATTAATAGACTTGATGGTAAGATTAATATATCAGTAGAATCTGAGCTTGAAAATGGGACTCTTCCAACTGATGTCCAGCCACTTCTCGAAGATTTTGCTGCATCCTATAATTTTCCTTCTGGAGTGAGTTATTCTTCATGATGAGAGAATTCTGAAAATGCAGCCCTAATACAAGCGACCGTATTTTCATTTTTTATCTCTCTCTTTCTTATATTTTCAATTCTTGTTCTTCAATTTAATTCCTACACACAACCTGCTATAATACTTTATTCTGTGATACTTGCACTGTTAGGAGTAAATATAGGTCTCTTTGCTACTGGTAATCCATACTCAATGACTTTTGGTATTGGTTTTATAGCACTTACTTGAGTAGTAGTAAACGATGCAATTATATTGATTGATAGGATTAATAGAAACTTAGATAGACTCAACTCAAATTTTGCACCTGGGACTTTAGTGTTGGAGGATTATGTAAAATGACTCGTTGAAGCTTGAAAATCTCGACTTCAACCGATAATTGTTACGACTCTTACAACGGTATTTTGAGTGCTTCCACTCGCTCTCCAAGACCCATTTTGGGCAGGACTCTGATTTACTATTATATTTGGTCTTGTAGCAGGTTCTGCCATGACTTTATTTGTTATTCCAGCACTGTACTATACTATCTACCTCAAGAAAAAAATGAGGGAATGAGAGATAAAAATAGAAGAATAA
- a CDS encoding AI-2E family transporter has product MNLDKKIAMPLWIMVIFLLFVVLYLGKSIFVMLTFTFILLIFFSGLYRYFFKISHSNIISASITGFIFVGFFGIIGFIVSTQIESFTENFDKIGKGFQGLISSNSLLNVYFKDFNIQQIFSNVDFSALGTSALGIISGFAGGLVTVGLLLVFILIEKDTFVKKIDIIFSDKSEKKIENIYGKIYSDLNIFIVSKFLIALLNGVVSGIIMLLFGLEFALLFALFVFILDFIPSVGGAIAMTLPFLFSFVQFDQSYMSFVLLACLMVPQFITGNIIEPRVMGSRLNLSSFVIILSLIFWSSLWGVSGAFLAIPLMVSINIVLSKFSITQPIAIFLSQDGQIKK; this is encoded by the coding sequence ATGAATTTAGATAAAAAAATTGCAATGCCTCTTTGGATTATGGTGATATTTTTGTTATTTGTAGTATTATACTTATGAAAAAGTATATTTGTTATGCTTACATTTACATTTATTTTACTCATATTCTTTTCTGGATTATATAGATATTTTTTCAAAATATCACATTCAAATATAATATCAGCAAGTATTACTGGATTTATATTTGTATGATTTTTTGGTATTATTGGATTTATCGTTTCGACTCAGATAGAGAGCTTTACTGAAAATTTTGATAAAATAGGAAAATGATTTCAAGGTCTTATTTCAAGTAATTCTCTTCTAAATGTTTATTTTAAAGATTTTAATATTCAGCAGATATTTTCAAATGTAGATTTTTCTGCCCTTTGAACGAGTGCACTATGAATTATTAGTTGATTTGCAGGATGATTAGTGACAGTTGGTTTACTTTTAGTATTTATACTGATTGAAAAAGATACCTTTGTAAAAAAAATTGATATTATTTTTTCTGATAAATCGGAAAAGAAAATAGAAAATATATATGGTAAAATTTATTCTGATCTCAATATATTTATTGTTTCAAAATTTCTTATAGCACTCCTTAACTGAGTAGTGAGCTGAATTATTATGTTATTATTTTGATTAGAGTTTGCTCTCTTATTTGCCTTGTTTGTTTTTATATTGGATTTCATTCCCTCTGTATGAGGGGCTATTGCAATGACTCTTCCATTTTTGTTTTCCTTTGTACAATTTGATCAAAGTTATATGTCATTTGTCTTGCTAGCGTGTCTTATGGTTCCACAATTTATAACAGGTAACATAATTGAGCCTAGAGTAATGGGGAGTAGGCTAAACCTCAGCTCATTTGTGATTATACTCTCTCTCATTTTTTGGTCGAGTTTATGGTGAGTTTCAGGTGCTTTTTTAGCTATTCCACTTATGGTTAGTATTAATATTGTATTATCTAAGTTTAGCATTACGCAACCAATTGCTATATTTTTGTCTCAGGATGGACAAATAAAAAAATAA
- a CDS encoding DUF2461 domain-containing protein → MIQEHTFNFLKNLREHNDRMWFHSHKKDYEIARKNFMDELDTFTKLAEKVDVNIDNAEAEKHMFRINRDVRFSKSKLPYKAHMSGYVCPGGKANKEFRACYYLHIEPFNNFMGGGNYAPSREYLEKIREKVATHGHELEEILNEKKFKKYFGELNQRNKLKTSPRGYSKDHKYIDLLNLKTFSVRSYLSDIEVESEDGYREYEKRIMALKPLNDWLNAIHI, encoded by the coding sequence ATGATTCAAGAACATACTTTTAATTTTCTCAAAAATCTGCGAGAACACAATGACCGAATGTGGTTTCATAGTCATAAAAAGGATTATGAAATTGCGAGAAAAAATTTTATGGATGAGTTAGATACTTTTACGAAACTTGCTGAAAAAGTTGATGTAAATATAGATAACGCAGAAGCTGAAAAACATATGTTTCGTATAAATCGTGATGTGAGATTCTCAAAAAGCAAACTCCCCTATAAAGCTCACATGAGTGGATATGTTTGCCCAGGTTGAAAAGCCAATAAAGAATTTAGAGCATGTTATTATCTGCATATAGAACCCTTTAATAATTTTATGGGTGGAGGAAACTATGCTCCAAGTCGAGAATATCTAGAAAAGATTCGAGAAAAAGTAGCAACTCACTGACATGAACTCGAAGAAATACTAAACGAAAAAAAGTTTAAGAAATATTTTTGAGAACTTAATCAAAGAAACAAACTCAAAACCTCTCCCCGATGATATTCAAAAGATCACAAATATATCGATTTACTCAATCTTAAAACATTTTCTGTGAGAAGTTATCTCTCAGATATAGAAGTAGAATCAGAAGACGGATACAGAGAATATGAAAAAAGAATTATGGCACTTAAACCCCTAAATGATTGGTTAAACGCAATTCATATATAA
- a CDS encoding deoxyribodipyrimidine photo-lyase, whose product MYKKSIFWFRQDIRIQDNTGLFEAVHNSEEVLPIFIFDENITPKFGGLTDQKFGFLREALEYASEDLKNIGGEKIIVFSGKPEDIIPSLVHEYKIECVFTNTSYGTYGKKRDETVAEKIKHLGCKFESHKDFLLVEPHEVEQRKVFTPFYKLWQKVEFEFHELELKKFTQLKTTQQTQAKDFVDTPKHPYFTMKFGQERFKNHIKKSYNQDRNDLGIDGISRLSPYHRHGVFSIRQIYNKAKYTSESFVSELAWREFWHHIFYNFPNTKQEEFLEKYRDIKWSNDEYLFQKWCDGETGYPIVDAAMKQLNSTNWMHGRARMVVASFLTKDLHIDWRLGEQYFASKLLDYDEAINLGNWQWSASVGADPKPLRIFNPILQSQKFDAKATYIKKYIPELENQELKSIHDPLENKLGYIRTIVDHREETKIAREIYKASYTKNTID is encoded by the coding sequence ATGTATAAAAAATCAATTTTCTGGTTCAGACAAGACATCAGAATCCAAGACAACACTTGATTGTTTGAGGCAGTACATAACTCGGAGGAAGTGCTTCCTATTTTTATTTTTGATGAAAACATTACTCCAAAATTCGGATGACTTACAGATCAAAAATTTTGATTTCTCAGAGAAGCACTTGAATATGCATCTGAAGATTTAAAAAATATATGAGGTGAAAAAATTATAGTTTTTTCTGGGAAACCCGAAGATATTATTCCAAGTCTAGTACACGAGTATAAAATAGAATGTGTATTTACAAATACAAGTTATGGGACTTATTGAAAAAAAAGAGATGAAACAGTAGCTGAAAAGATAAAGCATCTTTGATGTAAATTTGAATCTCATAAAGACTTTTTACTCGTTGAACCACATGAGGTGGAACAAAGAAAAGTATTTACTCCCTTTTATAAACTCTGGCAAAAAGTAGAATTTGAATTTCATGAGTTAGAACTCAAAAAATTTACACAACTCAAAACTACCCAGCAAACTCAAGCAAAGGATTTTGTTGATACACCAAAACATCCGTACTTCACTATGAAATTTGGTCAGGAAAGATTCAAAAATCATATCAAAAAATCCTATAACCAAGACAGAAATGACCTATGAATCGATGGGATTTCAAGACTCTCTCCCTATCATAGACATTGAGTTTTTTCTATTCGTCAGATTTACAACAAAGCTAAATATACTAGCGAGAGTTTTGTATCAGAGCTTGCGTGGAGAGAATTTTGGCATCATATTTTTTATAATTTTCCGAATACAAAACAAGAAGAATTCTTAGAGAAATATAGGGATATTAAGTGGTCAAATGATGAATATCTTTTTCAAAAATGGTGTGATGGAGAAACATGATATCCTATAGTTGATGCAGCTATGAAGCAATTAAATAGTACAAATTGGATGCATGGAAGAGCGAGAATGGTAGTCGCAAGTTTTTTGACGAAAGATCTGCATATAGACTGGAGACTTTGAGAACAATACTTTGCTTCTAAATTACTTGATTACGATGAAGCTATTAACTTGTGAAACTGGCAGTGGTCAGCAAGTGTATGAGCTGATCCAAAACCACTTCGAATATTTAATCCTATTTTACAATCTCAAAAATTTGATGCAAAAGCTACATATATAAAAAAATACATTCCTGAACTTGAAAACCAAGAATTAAAATCGATTCATGATCCACTTGAAAATAAGCTTTGATATATAAGAACTATTGTAGATCATAGAGAAGAAACAAAAATTGCCAGAGAAATTTATAAAGCATCCTATACGAAAAATACCATAGATTAA